A window from Neobacillus sp. PS3-40 encodes these proteins:
- the rpiB gene encoding ribose 5-phosphate isomerase B: MKVALASDHGGVNIRKEIANLLEELKIEYVDFGCDCSTSVDYPDYALPLAEKVAKGEFDRGILICGTGIGMSIAANKVKGIRCALVHDTFSAKATREHNDSNILAMGERVIGPGLAREIAQVWLTGEFLGGRHANRIGKIAEYETKQL; encoded by the coding sequence ATGAAAGTAGCATTAGCTTCAGATCATGGTGGAGTAAATATTCGGAAAGAAATCGCTAATTTATTAGAGGAACTAAAAATTGAATATGTTGATTTTGGCTGTGATTGCAGCACTTCTGTAGACTATCCGGATTATGCACTACCTCTAGCTGAAAAGGTTGCAAAGGGTGAGTTTGATCGAGGTATCTTAATTTGTGGAACGGGTATTGGAATGTCTATTGCTGCAAATAAGGTAAAAGGAATCCGCTGTGCACTTGTGCATGATACATTTAGTGCAAAAGCAACACGTGAGCACAATGACAGCAATATATTAGCAATGGGAGAACGTGTCATCGGTCCTGGACTTGCGCGGGAAATTGCCCAAGTATGGTTGACAGGGGAGTTTCTAGGTGGTCGCCATGCTAATCGGATTGGCAAAATTGCAGAATATGAAACTAAGCAACTTTGA
- the upp gene encoding uracil phosphoribosyltransferase: MAKVFVFDHPLIQHKLTYIRDKSTGTKEFRELVDEVATLMAFEITRDMPVEDIEIETPVSMTKSKILSGKKIGIVPILRAGIGMVDGILKLIPAAKVGHIGLYRDPKTLMPVEYYVKLPSDVEERDFIVVDPMLATGGSAIEAINSLKNRGAKHIKFMCLIASPEGVEAVKTAHPDVDIYIAALDEKLNDHGYIVPGLGDAGDRLFGTK; the protein is encoded by the coding sequence GTGGCAAAGGTTTTCGTTTTTGATCATCCACTTATCCAGCACAAGCTAACTTATATACGTGATAAAAGTACGGGTACAAAGGAATTTAGAGAACTTGTTGATGAAGTGGCAACACTGATGGCTTTTGAAATCACAAGGGATATGCCTGTTGAAGACATTGAAATTGAAACACCTGTGAGCATGACCAAGTCAAAAATTTTATCAGGGAAGAAAATCGGTATAGTCCCTATTTTGCGCGCAGGCATCGGCATGGTCGATGGAATCCTTAAGTTAATTCCAGCAGCAAAAGTTGGCCATATTGGTCTTTACCGCGATCCAAAAACATTAATGCCTGTTGAATATTACGTGAAGCTTCCTAGCGATGTTGAAGAACGTGATTTCATCGTGGTTGATCCAATGCTTGCAACTGGTGGTTCAGCAATTGAAGCGATCAACTCCTTGAAAAATCGTGGCGCAAAACATATTAAATTTATGTGCTTGATTGCTTCACCTGAAGGCGTTGAAGCTGTAAAGACTGCTCATCCTGATGTTGACATCTACATCGCAGCATTAGATGAAAAGTTAAACGACCACGGCTACATCGTACCAGGTCTAGGAGATGCTGGAGATCGATTGTTTGGAACGAAATAA
- the glyA gene encoding serine hydroxymethyltransferase has product MKHLSRQDDQVFQAIQKELGRQRAKIELIASENFVSEAVMEAQGSVLTNKYAEGYPNRRYYGGCEYVDVVEDLARDRAKKIFGAEHANVQPHSGAQANMAVYFTILDQGDTVLGMNLSHGGHLTHGSPVNFSGVQYNFVDYGVDKTTQQIDYNDVMAKAREHKPKLIVAGASAYPRAIDFKKFREIADEVGAYLMVDMAHIAGLVAAGLHQSPVPYADFVTTTTHKTLRGPRGGMILCKEEFAKKIDKSIFPGIQGGPLMHVIAAKAVAFGEALEDSFKEYAGQIIANAKRLADGLQKEGLNLVSGGTDNHLLLVDVQSLELTGKVAENVLDEIGITVNKNTIPFDPQSPFVTSGIRIGTAAVTSRGFGPAEMDEIASIIAFSLKNHENEEKLAEARSRVEALTSRFTLYPEY; this is encoded by the coding sequence ATGAAGCATTTGTCACGGCAGGATGATCAGGTTTTTCAAGCAATCCAAAAAGAATTAGGTCGTCAGCGCGCAAAAATTGAATTGATCGCATCGGAAAACTTTGTCAGTGAAGCGGTAATGGAGGCACAAGGATCTGTGCTGACAAATAAATATGCCGAGGGCTATCCAAATCGCCGTTATTATGGTGGGTGTGAATACGTAGACGTCGTCGAGGATTTGGCTCGCGATCGTGCGAAAAAAATCTTTGGCGCTGAACATGCCAATGTCCAGCCTCATTCGGGCGCTCAGGCAAATATGGCGGTTTACTTCACAATTCTCGATCAGGGTGATACAGTCCTTGGAATGAACCTTTCACATGGCGGCCATTTAACACATGGAAGCCCAGTCAATTTTAGCGGTGTTCAATACAATTTTGTTGATTACGGTGTCGACAAAACGACCCAACAAATCGACTATAACGATGTAATGGCAAAAGCCCGCGAACATAAACCAAAGTTGATCGTTGCTGGTGCAAGTGCATATCCCCGCGCAATCGACTTTAAAAAATTCCGTGAAATCGCTGATGAGGTCGGCGCTTACTTAATGGTTGATATGGCCCATATTGCTGGTTTAGTTGCAGCAGGCTTGCATCAAAGCCCAGTACCATACGCAGATTTTGTAACGACAACAACTCATAAAACACTTCGTGGTCCACGCGGTGGAATGATACTTTGTAAAGAAGAATTTGCGAAAAAGATTGATAAATCAATTTTCCCTGGGATCCAGGGCGGTCCACTTATGCATGTGATTGCTGCAAAGGCAGTAGCCTTTGGTGAAGCGCTTGAGGATAGCTTTAAGGAATACGCTGGGCAGATTATTGCTAATGCAAAACGATTAGCAGACGGACTTCAAAAAGAAGGCTTGAATCTCGTTTCAGGTGGAACAGATAATCATTTGCTTTTGGTTGATGTGCAATCACTAGAGTTGACTGGAAAAGTAGCTGAAAACGTTTTGGATGAAATCGGAATAACGGTTAACAAAAATACGATTCCATTCGATCCGCAAAGCCCATTTGTCACAAGTGGCATTCGAATTGGTACAGCTGCAGTGACAAGCCGTGGATTTGGTCCTGCTGAAATGGACGAAATAGCATCGATCATTGCCTTTTCACTTAAAAATCATGAAAATGAAGAAAAGCTTGCAGAAGCTAGAAGTCGTGTAGAAGCTTTGACAAGCAGGTTCACGCTTTATCCTGAATATTAA
- a CDS encoding TIGR01440 family protein, with translation MLMISEWEKELNAILAEFQVQTSLKPGQLLVIGCSTSEVMGERIGTAGTLEVAEMIFRQLKNLQKDTGIELAFQCCEHLNRAIIVEKEVADKRNLDIVTVVPVRHAGGAMATYAFGQMIEPAVVEFVKADAGIDIGNTFIGMHLKHVAVPVRVKQKNVGHAHVNLAKTRAKLIGGVRAVYEKNDENLSCS, from the coding sequence ATGCTTATGATTTCCGAGTGGGAGAAAGAACTTAATGCAATCTTAGCAGAGTTTCAAGTGCAAACAAGCTTAAAGCCTGGCCAGCTGCTTGTTATTGGTTGTAGTACAAGCGAAGTGATGGGTGAAAGAATCGGTACGGCAGGAACCTTAGAAGTAGCTGAAATGATTTTCCGACAATTGAAAAACCTGCAAAAGGATACCGGGATAGAGCTAGCATTTCAATGCTGCGAACATTTGAACAGGGCCATCATTGTTGAAAAGGAAGTTGCCGATAAACGGAATTTGGATATTGTGACGGTTGTGCCTGTACGACATGCTGGTGGTGCGATGGCAACCTATGCTTTTGGCCAAATGATAGAGCCAGCAGTTGTTGAATTCGTGAAGGCGGATGCTGGAATCGATATTGGCAATACATTTATTGGAATGCATTTGAAGCATGTTGCTGTACCTGTCCGTGTTAAACAAAAGAATGTTGGCCATGCCCATGTGAATTTGGCAAAAACACGGGCAAAATTGATTGGCGGGGTCAGAGCCGTTTATGAGAAAAATGATGAAAACCTTAGTTGTTCATAA